A region of the Carya illinoinensis cultivar Pawnee chromosome 16, C.illinoinensisPawnee_v1, whole genome shotgun sequence genome:
CTCAAAGCATTAAAGTGATTAAAATGCTTTTCTTGCAGTAAGTATATGAACATCATTACAAGTTTCATGTATAGAATGGACTCTAATATAGAGAAAGATGAGCATATCAAATTTACACTAAGAGCATATCAAATGTACATAATTGTTTACTTTAAAGgcattattatttcattaaaataatgagATATGAACAAGTTAGTAGCATGGTTGTTAGCTagatacaaatttattttgctaatttgtataaaaaatcatttgtatcttttgggaaatgaaggaaataattgtaatgaaaatataagaattgtgtcaattgaaatttgaaagaaatagtgacaCATGAAGGTTTAAGTGCCCTAAGCATAAGACATGATTCAAAAGAAAGGGTAAACTAAATAAGTTTCGAATAATATCTTATACATGTTTATGCATTCTTTTTAGATTAAACTCAAGTACAAATATTCAAAGTTCAATTTGTTTCAATGTGTCACTTATGTtggttcctttttttctttccaataaaGTTGTTTTTGTCATGCCTTCAtaataatgttttctttttctttttctcactcATAAGGTATGTACTGgaaccaaataaaaaatgatttatgaaaaacttttattttttttttttggcatagaATTTGAAACATAATTTGGAGTATAAAAGTTTGGAGAATATCTTCAAGAAAAGTTAAAGAgattagtaaataaaatattttccgcATTTAGGTTTTCTAATCTCAGGATGTGTGTTGATttgtataaaaggaaaataaatcaaacatatCAATAAAAGATGCCACAAGAAATGGAGATTTTCTTAAGATAATGCATATAGacacatgtaaatctttttcctataatatttgatataagtatttcattacttttatagatgattttcatGATATGAATGTATCTATCTGCTATATGAGAAGTCTCAAGCCATTAGTAATTCTTGTAGTACTTCTCATGGGGAGGAATTGCAGTTAGATAGAAATGTGAAAATCATTGAATTGGATTGAAATAatgtcatgaaaaatattaagagtTGGGCTATAATGGTTTAGAACTTATATTGTGTTTTTAGGcttaatgatttatttatttatttattatttatgaattgtTTTAAGGCATATTCATGTATGGGTAGTCAAATTAAAGTAATAATTTCTAAACCAAATGAAAGATTATTGAATCTTATAATAGTTATTGggtacattattattattgattactTAAGGAGATTCAAATGATCTAGACTGTATTGCTTCTACTTATGGTTTgtattttgagaaaattgaaatatcaaATTTCTTATGGTTGGCAAAATCAATGGGAGTATGGAAACTAGAAATGTGATTCTTGTAAAGTGCATTCTCAtacttttttgaaaattttgtggtttCCTTTTATGATTACCTCAATGATAATATGGAACAACAAGCAAATGATCATTCATCTCATCAGATAAACACCACTGAAGAATTGGTCATAGAGACATCAGAACAGGTAACCTCATGCAATCTTCTTGATTTGCTATTTGGTTAAGTTATGTGGTGTATCTTCAAAACttgaatgtgatatagaaataaataaaagtttacaTATGTTTTCACAAATTATAGAAATAAGTGATTCTATAAAAGATTGATGCATAAAAGAGTGATTGAAATCCATAGATCAATGTAAAGTCTACAATTTCGTCTAAATTGTCTGAAATGTATGAAAAGTCAAATGGAAATGGGTTTTGGAGACAAAATCTTGACTTTAAGGACAATGTTGAACGATATAAAGTTAGACTTGTAATTAAGGATTTCACTCAGAAATGAGCATTGATTAgagattttttctattaaaccTGAAAGAACTCATTAAGAATCACTATAACATTAGTAACTCATTATGGTCTAGAGTTACATCCAATAGATGTGAAAACTATTGTAGAGTGAAAGTTTGAAATCtacaataaatgaataaaagaatttctTAGAAGAGTAACAGATTTCTTGAAAATTGGTATCTTGATAATACCAATACTGTTTaggaattaagaaaaatatttatttgttaatgtATATACCCGTAAGTCAGTGGGAGTATATTTGCATTTTGGTCATGCATGTATATGACTTTTTGGCAAGTATGAGTCATCGTTAGTAGTATGACATTAAAGTTACATCTctaaatgaaatttatgaatGAGACATCATTCGTAATtgagattgaatttaatacCAAGAGGATGACTGTTAGGATTGTTTCAATATAGCTGCATAAAGTTTGgaaagattttgcatgaaaaattattggtaaatggatactttaaaaataaatgtgatatGCTCAGTATTTACAGTGTTCTCGAATTGATTAGGTCATTAAAGAAATTTTGTATAAGATAGTTATAAGGAACTTGGTGGTTGCACAAATTTGTATACAGCTTAACATCAGTTTATCGTTAATATCCTTGGTTGTTGCTAAAGTAACCCAATGATACTTGACCCAAAAGCTGTGGAAAGAGTAAAATGTTATTTGcaagaaattaaatattatattattgtctTAAGAAGAACTGATATTCTTAAGGTAACTGAATATTCAGACCCTATTTTATGTGATTACTCTAATAATAGAAAATACAGTTATGGTTATGTATTTTGCTATCTAGTAGAGttatttatggaaaaatatgagGCAAATCTTTTACTGCTTCATATGTAATGGGTCTGAGTTTGTGGTATGTTTTGAGGCCACAGTTTATAGTATCTGATTGAGGAAATTTATCTTAGGACTTGGAATTGTTGACTTATGGCCAAGCAGCTAAAAATGTATGGCAAGAATTCCTCAGAGTATTTTTTTCTCTGAATGATgagtatttaatgaaattttaaataccCAAGTGTTAAAGAGAAAGTACAGAAACAAATATGTCCATATCAATAATATgttaatgattataatttaaaaaaaacatgttGAAAAGATGGGTTCAAATGCTTATACCTATAATGTGAACATGTTATATAGATCATTGATATGTTGAGTATTTAGTTACTGGACATTGAAAGATATCTATTATAgttgtttctgtttttttgtctttccacttatttgtacattgaatggtttggaagaatgatgacaagataatgtctgcaacagacatgaattggaacccAAGGCATCAAGGTATTGGCCTTAATTATCCCAATTAAAGATCATGTAAAATTGGTTGCTGGTGTTGTGGTACATGGAAGgaaatttgttgattatataacaAAGGACCGTCATGACTCGCATCAGTAGTTGATTTAACATTGATATCACAGAACTCATGTAACGTACTTTGAGCTATGAAAGTTTCAAGAAATGAGTTTGCGCAGTATGgttaatttcttgtaataaacccatgaacggaaaatattattttatgggcgtatgggccaagtgggagaatgtaagagttttatttaaactctatgtcccacacacccatcttaatagaatttgaaatagctcaaGTTTATCAGATAAAATATGAGTGATAACGAGTTAAGAAAAATCCTaaaagataagattaaaactctatatctctaattatagtcagatacaaactctgagatttcttgatggtcagaaatctataaatagcactgaggggttaaagggttctcacctacaataTTAGAGTGCATTTTGCCATCAtgagacacttgtgaggcaAGGTTGTTAGGGTGATCCTTCCCTCATAGCTAgatctaattcttcatcaaactaaTGATAAAGGTacgcatttatttattactgtttattattgtggatcatataaaatcgaagatccgtttattaatattcatgttaaaatatctaACAAAATGTGCTAATCAATGATTGTTGCAGCTTCATCCAAACTTGGTGGTTTAGATCTGTGTGAAATGTGCTAATCAATGACTGTTGTATGTGCTTGGGGGCATTGAATTACAgggcaatcaagaaatttcattgCTTCCACGTCGACCACGACAAAGATGGATGCCACATGAATAGAATTACCTTTATGCTTGCTACTGGGTTCTTTCAAGTACTACTCTCTCAAATTCCTGAATTTGATAAGCAGTGGCAGCTCTTATATATTGAACCTTTCCTGTCCTGCATATATTCAACATTTCTTATTGTTCTTGGTATCGCCACAATTTCAGGTCCATTATTGCGCTTTaccatttttctttctaaaatataaataacataacATTTATGATCTTAAGATATAAATACATGTTCATAAAATTCATTTCCTATATatgcttaataaaaaaaacaactcttcactataattttaaaataacctTATCCCCTCCATATATCTGTTACCAAAATCCAAAAAGTACTCATCCTTAATCCctgaacaatatatataaatatatatatatatatatatatatataagcttgaAAAGAATTCTCCAGTCCCTAAAAAAGGTCTATCTTAGTGCTTTATAAATATCTACGTTTaaatagaatgagaaaaatgagaaatcaCATGTTAGTCAGGTGGAAGCTAGCCGTTTGTGGTCATGTAAAGCTTCTTTATAGCATTTTTTGACTTTTAGTATAAATTTTTACTCCATTTGCTGCTATGTCAATTAATAGAAACTGGAGAGTTTAAGGGAAGCCTGACTGGAATAAGCATCGGTAGAGTGACTCTATGCGAAAAGATATCAAGGACCTTCCTAGCAGTTGCAGATATAGCCTTTGCATTTCGTGCTTACGCCAACGCCATTTTTGAAGTTCAGGTAATGTATTTCGATTCAAAATGTATGCCCTTCATTTTTTCTTGTACTTTGCAAAtgagttatattatatatatgttgaaatAACGATATATAATGTAAATAAAACAGGACAAAGTTGAATCCCCAGTGGAGAAAATGAAGAAGGCCATTATGATTAGCTCTGCCTTCATGACCTTTTTGTACTTGCTCTGTAGCTGTTTGAGTTATGCTGCTTTTGGAGATCACAGCACCCCTAGAGACCTCCTCGCTGATTTCGGTTTCGGTTTCAATAACCCATATAATTGGCTGCTTGTCACGGCAAATGTTGCCTTGGTCATCCAGTGTGTTGGTGCATACCAAGTTCATTCTCGAGCACTATCCGATGTGATTGAGGATGCCTTAACAGACAGATTTCCTACCCTAATCACTAGAGAGATCATAATCCCTGGTTTCCGCCCCTACGAACTCAAGTACCTCTTCCGACTGGTTTGGAGAACAATCTTTGTGGTTACAACCACTCTCATATCAATGCTTCTGCCATTCTTCAACGACGTGGTTGGACTCATTGGAGCTTTAGGGTTTTGGCCTCTCACAGTTTACTTCCCTGTGCAGATGTATATAGAACAAAAGAGGGTAACAAAGTGGAGCACTGAATGGATTCTCCTTCAAATCCTGAGCGTCTTGTGCTTCATCATCACCATAGCCGGTGTAGCGGGCTCCATTGCTGGGTTTGCTCTTGATCTGGAGACTTAATTACAAGCGGTCAAGGAAAATGACACTACAAGGAATTTGGCTTTTTGCatcgttttttattttgttgcaacaaaaatcgctgcaattgatgaCCTTTTGCAACGTTTTATAACTCCTTACTTTCTTTTGTTGTAATAGCCCACTTTAAAATAGGCGGTCACTTTATATTTACAGcgtttttttcctttattaaaGCGACACTAGGCGTTGCAATAGGATGGGTTTTATTACAACAGGTACTATCGTTGCTAATGCATCTCGGCGCCAACTTACAGCAATACTTTTAGATTTTCCCCCCGAAATCACACTAGCCCACTCTGTTACCGAGCTCCTTCTCCATTTCGACGTTCAAAGCCATTTTTCCTACCTTCAATGCCCAGGTAACGAACTTGATACACACGGCGTAGTATCTACCTTCATTGTCGAGTACGGCCCGAGCCCTAGATTCTCCTCCCCACCATTTGCCTTCCGCGGAAGGAACGGTCAACTTTCCCTCCCCATACAATCTTCATTCCTCCTTCGTTACTATCGGAGTGCTTTTTGAACCGATATATCCAAGACTATCGGTTGCCAAACGTTTTCGAGCGAGACGCTTGGGTGTTTACATACCCAACGTCACCACAGGTATCTCTACATGTTTTtaactctctctcccccttcatccGCTCTCGTTGGTTTACAAAAATGGGAGCTTTTTGTTTGTAGACTATTTCcaattgtttgaatttgaaagcATCTCCTTTCTTGcaccatttttgtttttgttatctGCATTTTGGCTACGGGTTAACGAGGGTATTGTTGTTGAAAAGAGCTTGGGTGATAATTTTAACTTGTGTGTCCTCTGATTGGCATAATTTTTGCAGTGTTTTAGATGACTAGTTATCCAATGTGAAGATAGGTTTTGAATAGCCTAGAAAAAGTGGTTCTGCTGATTGTATATTTGTTAAACTTAGATGCTTAAAAGTTTGCTTATTCCAATGTGAATGTGCCTAGGCATGAAAATCTAAACCAACCCTTACGTGGGATATATGATTACATTTTAGAAATTTGGACATCTATTTTATGTTACATATTCAACGTAGGTTCATAGTAGGAATGACTCTGTTAGGAGAGACTAATTGTGTGATAGGGGAGCTCGAGACAAACTGCATACAGACACTGCAGTGAGTTTCTTATACCCTAAATTGAATGATACAGAGTTTTCTGTCCTTTTCTTGCAAGGGTTACTTGTAGTAGTTTGAATTGAAAGTGAGGTCTaggttaatttattatattcatTTGAGATGTCTTGGTCCATTGGCCCAAGTCAACATGTATGACAAAATGTATTCATCACCATCCTGCCTGATGGCTGGTGGGTGCAACCCAGTTTAACACGACCCTAATTTAGGTGACTTAACCTACTAAATTTCTTCCTTTATAGTCTTCATTCTATATACATATACCACAGCCCTCACCTCTCTAcctttcatataattttttaactgcATTCTGGTGCTAGTACAAAACTTTTGCAAAACTAGTTGGAAAAACTTGTGTCCAATAGAGAGACAGCATACTGATGCTCCTCTGTGATGATTCTGCCGTGGGGACCATTGAACATGGCAGCAACATCTTAGTCATTTTGGTTTAGAAATTGAAATGATCAGTCTATATATATCTAaaccaaaatatattaattaggcTATAATTAATGACTGGTCTAGTATGTTAGAAACTGTAGTTATTTGCAATTTCctctttcgttttctttttcattagatTGTTACCCTTTTATAATGGTTCAGCGAATTAATTACAGCGATTTCTCTCTCGCATATAGATCTGTCAAACATCTTTTCTTTgtgataattataaattttttagtaTATCAGGGTGTTTCATTTTCTATctgtcttttcttcttttattgcaAACAATACCACTGTGAACCATGGATGCTACTGTGACTAACTCATGGAGACTGATATGGCTATATGTGAACCTAATTGGCCTTACTGTCAAGCCTGGCTTTTTTTGAGATTAAAGCTAGTCATCTCTCTTCATCActattgttataattttaagagattAGTTGGCTTTAATCTTAAGATGCAGGGGCATACATTCTAACTTAaatataatttccttttttggtcCCTCTTGCTTTGCTGtctcattattacaataattATACCTTGCAGTACTAAGTCAAGattgcaattatatatatatatatatatatagatatattagaatatatatattcaagggAGCATGTCCTGAGGAATTTCAATTATAACTGAAGTTACTTTCACAAAAACTGAATTTATGGCATATAATGTCTAAAGCAAACTAGATTTGAGTCCTTTCTCACTATCTATATACTGATAAATTCCAGAATTCCTTCCAGTTTGAATCAATTGcaaggttataaaattaaattcagtTTCCAATTTTTCTCATCTCCCATATGTTTTTGTGTCAAGTAACTCTAGCACGCCGTAACTTGGGTACCATTTAAACCACCAATGATAAATATCTCTACTTAACACTGCATCCATCCAATATCATGCATTAGAAGTTTGTTAGTTCAGATCTCTCTGCACTAGGGCCTTATGCACAGGGAACATTAGACAAAGAGCCAGCACATTTAtgattttagtattattttcccTAGACCATCCTgtctaaattcactatttagactTTTAGAGCCTTGTGTCCTCAATTCCCCCCATCATCTTTGGTGCTTTAAATGTTTCTTTATGTGCAACAGAAATCGAGTGCTTTAGATCATTTTAACATATTAGCCTATCTTTCTCATGTGAATGCTCTTGGCTAGGCATGCATGAAAGTGTCAAAGGTGGTCCCTCAAGTGGGCATGTAAGCACTCAATAACTGtttatacataacaaaacttCACATTTTGTTATGCAGCATATTCAACGTATGGTGGAGTACTTTTGTGATGGCTCTTATGAGAATATATTAACGGAAAATGACTTAAACTTTGTCTAAACTAatacctgtttttttttttactgttagTTGCATAAGTTCTTTCCCCACAACAGATAATGTCTTTGCCCCTTCTTCAGACGAGTAAGACATATCACTCCAAGATGTTTTTTACAACTAAATCCAATAACTGATTAAGATAAGTTGTACTCCACAAAATCCTTGGTCTTGATTTATGTCAAAGTAACATAAATCCTTTACTTAACGGCAACAACCAAATCTGGAAATGAATATTTGCAAATCAATAACTACAGTTTATATTTGTAAGGATGTTCTTATCTAGCAGATTAGTGTATATCCATGTATCATATCCAATCTCGTGTATGCCTATAAATTGAACCAATAGGACACAGTCTTAGTATCTGCCTGAAACTATTTTGTCTTAATTTTATATCTTCatttaattaactatatttgagaactatatataggcatatatatatatatatatatatatatgtatataagtaACCTTCATCAGATAGTACTTGAAATTATTACTAAGAATATTGACATAGATCAGATTGACACTCGGGCTTGGTGAAGTActttaaataatatacttatattggaTGAATATCTGTAAAAATATTCTACTATATAGCTAGGGTTGGATGTTTACGTAGAGCTTAGTATGTATACTCGTGGATGTGTTAGCTGGTTTGATTTTCTTGGAGTTGGCGTACCATCATTTGCATGCAGTCTCtcctttcaaaatttaaataaagaggTTTGAAGAAAAAGAGCCATGTTTGCTAGCTAGCTAAGTTGTGTATGATCTTAAAGCCCTAtcttaaattttgattttatgtttGTATATTTACCTTTTGTCTATGTGGTGCTCTGGATTTTgtcatttataattatttatttcttgcGGATGTAATTTTGGCTGAAACACTTCCTTTTTCTTGTATAATTCACTGGCCCTTTCTTCTAACTTATATTCTGTAAGTATTTAATGATCAGGGATAATGCATATTCCAAAATCCAATTAGATTTTGGAATACCCATTGGTTATGTCCAAATCAGCAGAAAGTGTAATTTGAGCTATTTTCCCAAGTATCGTATGGACCTTGAGCTATTCAAAAGGCCATATTCCTTTCCCTGTCCTTTAGATCAGCTGCAATTGAATCATGTATCTATCTCTCTTCAATTCTACGTCTTATAGTTGAGTCAAACCTCTAAGTACTTCTATCTATCTGTGATAGTGCAAAGAAATTCTTTTCTGATTGCTTTCTAAAACTCtagcagttttttattttattttatttttgtatttgataacCTTAGTTTGGTGATAACTAATTGTTCTTTGTGTATGCAGGATTTGGTGATCTCTTGAGTCGTGGACCGAACTTTAGATAATTAGAGTGTGAAGGTTAGAGGTACGCAGTGGGATCTGCAACAATTAACTAGCTTGGAAGAGTGTTTGCAAATCCTGCACCATTAAAGTGAGTAAATGAGAAAGATAGGTCTCATCTAGATAGTGCATCTCTCATACTCTAGGCCTTAGTGTTCCACTAAAATAACTCTGGTTTAATCTGAGTTTGCTACATACTATAATGTGCTTAAGGGACTAATCCTTTTACTTgtaatattatgcaatatttatacCCAGTTATTAGAAATTCTTgtgtttataaattaattataaaactcAGAGCAGAACATTGATAGGTCCAAATTTGACCCGAGTGATTATTAGATCGATCcctatatataaatcattgtGAATTCAAGTAACAGTTTTTTGGGTTTTAGCAATATATAATCTCGTCCAACATGCACCTACATATAGAAGTTGATAATATGTTATAATCTCTCTTTCCAACTACGTAcctatatttgtttttaatatgtTATAATGCTAAATCTCTCTCTGACAGGTACAAGAAAGAATGCGCAGATTCCTCCTATACTGGGTCTGTTACTGAATCTAATACTCAGGTAAtcaatgtttattttcttttattcaacCCATTTTTCCCGGGAAAACTCACAAATTTGACTGTCATTACTTCTCATTGtgataaacaaaagaaatggaTCTTCTTTATATGCAGCATACATACATGTGTTTGGAAATAACTTGCACCTTGATCTTGATAAAGGGATAAGgtattcttaatatatatatttatataattatatctgAGTGTGGCTGGCACCCGGATGGGTGTGCAACTTAATGTTACACCCCTTAAAATGCAAAAACACTTaagttattttatcaaaatcagTAATGGAGGTGCATGTGGGTATAGGCCTCCCCCACAAAGAATCCCATCTTGCCACCTGCTCTCAACAGCTCTCTCTCTTGAGCTGTCTCTCCTCAAATTCTGAGACAAGTGAagccaacctctctctctctctctctctctctctctctctctctctctctctctctctctctctctccagcatGTTCGGTCCCTCTCACTCTCCTTTCTTCCAACAATGAGATGGATAGAAACATCCCAGCCTGTTTGAATAAGTATATATCACCTATAAACAGCCAAGTGTTGCTACTGGTGTGAAAATCTCAAACCCAGTCTTTTTgatttgaagttggaagaaaaGCTCAATTTTTTGGCGAAAAACACTTAACTTGAATATCGTAATAAAGGTGCACAACCCAGATTTCTGTTGTGAATCTATAATGAGCTTATATTAGTTTCTTTTTACATTAACAGTCATCtattgaggagagagagactgaCATAGAACTGGTCCACTACAATATGCTATGATTGTAGTGAATTCCCAAGCTTGAATTCCTCCAAGGTCAGTGGTTCATAATCACAAAGACCAGTTAAGCTCAGTcacttcattttctttaattagtGGGAAGTCCAAAAGTCACTTTAGTTTGGTCGTCGGCATTAAGTGGTCCATTCTGACCTCTGTGCTTTCAGACATATGATAGTGTGGTTCTTGATGGCTTAAAGGAATAGACTATTACATTGTCTATGTCAAATAGTAAGACAATCTTCACCAAAAAACTAATTTGAGTACAAACTGCTCAAAAATGGGTATATGATTAAATCCCTCCATCATTGTGATACCTGATCGAGAAATCCTTTGTCACCTTGCACAATCCTGTGTATTTGCTCATATCTTCTTGATCTATAAGAAATTTCCAAATACAAATATggtgtttattttaattcatgtgTATCTAGTTAGGACGTTGGGTATGAAATTGGTCATAATTTGTGACATATTGATCTGAATGTAGAAAttctgtttctttttccttgtacgcaaacatattatattaaaccCAAGCAACCCTTTACATGAATTATGACATGTAAAGGGGCCACATGATACATCACAAAATGTATCACTGGAGCCTCGAAAACTGAACTCAAACTACACATCTAGTACAAGTACATGCAGCACCCCTCAATATGTTGCTTAATTTGACATTTATATGGTCATCCATCACATGACCATATAAATGTGGTGTTGACACCAACCACAGCTTTCTAAATTCATTTCACGCTCCATCAGACTTAATTAGGTCAAGtcatttccaatttttttataaggctAACTAAAAGAAGTAATTCTAGAAGGTcaagtaagaaaaagaaaagcttgTGTGGTCTCTTGTTTACGTCTTTTAGGCTTGTAGCTGCAAGAAACTATAGCTACATTAGCTGGTGTACCATTGAGGACTACTATATGcaaacataaatttataaaagataaCCGATACATCATTGAGGATCAAAGCCTTTATACAGCTTGTATATATTGAGAATCATTGTATCTATCTAGCCTCACATGAGGAAATCGTACATGGATGAGATATACCTTGACCCCTAGAATGGTGGTTTCTTACTGACTTCAAATAGTGCTTGATGCATGGGTTTTTGCAATGTCAATGGTGTTTTGGGctaaaagtataaatgaatgTACTGATCATGACCATACATACTTTTAAAGCAAATTTCTGCTTGACCTAACAGTACTTCATTAACAATTTCTACCTCAGTTCTACCAACGAGAGGTTGCTGATCTGCGACATCAGATTCAGGGTGTTCAAGAAGGAAAcaggtaatatatatatttatatatatatatatatatatatctcccaCAAGTCATTCTCATTATTCTGTAGTTTAATTTACATGAgtacatgcattttttttaacttgatgCTGTCATTCTAGTAAACTATAGCTGCTTGCATATGGAGTAGTTACATTAATCCCTCTCAAGTTTTAAGTCAGACATGCTGCTAAGTTTACAACAGGAAAGTGACATCATATGTCCTGcttttttcaatttgataagATAGTCCCGGTCACTAGTTTTAAAACCTGAAacgattttaaataattatttaggaTTCCTACTCAAACTCAAATTTGTAGAACATATTAGTTTCAGAATACTGAAGCATACTTATACTAGTATGCTTATTTGAATCCAATACTAAAATAGTTTGCAATTCTTACACCTTAATTACTTATCTAGAGCCTCCCTCTCAACTATACACACACGTCTCTCCTTTTACAAGAGTTAGATAAGCATGAGTGGTTGATGCTTCACGTGTAGTGACTGGGGTGATTGGACCCTACCtattcttaataaaaatgctaaattGCCTGAATATTTTGTCACCTACACTTGGGAAAATATTCCCCTTTATGTAACAAGTCAAAAACAACCAAATATTTGTCCTGGTGAGAAAAAGAAATACTTGTCCTAAGTATTTCTTTTTCTCACTAGGTACAATTGCattgtgaaaatatattttacccaacataatatataacaaataCTTGTCCTAAGTAAATAGGGGATACGAAAACCCCCTTACACTACACATGGTGTCTAAGGGAGAACCCTAAAATTGTTATCAAAATAAGCTGCAAACCTATAAAGGACAAATGTATTACTAACTCAAAAAAGTTAAGAACCAGTGAACAACAAGGACCAGCATATAAATAACACAACATTATACAAGACAACACAAATGGCATTTGCGTAAGCTAAGTATCCCAGGAACAACTTTTGGGC
Encoded here:
- the LOC122298712 gene encoding amino acid permease 3-like — translated: MRNHMLVRWKLAVCETGEFKGSLTGISIGRVTLCEKISRTFLAVADIAFAFRAYANAIFEVQDKVESPVEKMKKAIMISSAFMTFLYLLCSCLSYAAFGDHSTPRDLLADFGFGFNNPYNWLLVTANVALVIQCVGAYQVHSRALSDVIEDALTDRFPTLITREIIIPGFRPYELKYLFRLVWRTIFVVTTTLISMLLPFFNDVVGLIGALGFWPLTVYFPVQMYIEQKRVTKWSTEWILLQILSVLCFIITIAGVAGSIAGFALDLET